DNA from Verrucomicrobiia bacterium:
CCGTCGGCGGACACCACCTATTTCTATTGAGCCTCGGTCCATCCCGGCGGAGCCCACGCGATCTCCTCCCCGGTGGGGCAAGGTCCTTCCGGGCCATCGGCGTGAGCAGTCCGCTTGGGCCCGACCCTCGGTGAAGCGTATGGCGGAGCCTCGGCACCACCGGGGCGCACCCGCCGGTGACGCCTGCTGGCCAATTTCTGATGAACCCTTCAGGTTTTCCGGGTGAGTGGTCCGCTGTTGCTCTACGATGGTGAGTGCGGGCTTTGCCATGGATTCGTGCGGTTCGTTCTTCGGTGGGAGCGGGTTCCGCGAATCCGGTTTGCCCCGCTTCAGTCCGCCGTTGGCCGTGAATGGTCCGGACGTGCGGGGAGCGGGTTGGAGACCGTCTTGTTTGTGGAGGGGGACGCGCTTCTACAGCGCAGCGATGCCGCATTGGCCGTCGCGCGGCATCTTCGGGCGCCATGGTGCTGGCTCAGGTTCGCGACCGTTTTGCCGCGGGGGTTGCGCAATGCCGCCTATGACGTTGTGGCACGTCACCGGTTTTCGTGGTTTGGGAAGGCATCGTGTGCGCTGCCGTCCCCGGAACAGCGCGGGCGGTTCCTGGAGTAGAGTTCAGGGAACGCGCGGAGCCGCCCGACTGTCCCCTTGATCGGGGAAGTGGCAACGAGACCATCGGCCCCTCTCCGGTCGGTCAATTCCCCCACGGCATGTCACCCGTTCGTCGCCTCGTCATCCAGTGCACCATCGGGGGCGTCCTCTTGGGCCACCTGGTGTGCCTGCTGGCCGGGCACCAGCTCTGGCCGTTTTCGCACTATCCCATGTTCGCCGAAAGTCGCCGGATGCCATCCGTGATCCGGGCCACGGTGCTGGTGGGGGTCACCGGCGACGGGGCCGAGCGTTGGCTGAAGGGGCGACGGGATCTGGGGCGCTCCTTGTCGCCATTCCTTTATGCCGGTCCGCTGGGTCCCCAGGCACGCGCCCGCCATGGAGCGCCGGAAGTCCGGCGGCGCCTTGAAGAAATGCTCCGGTATTGCAATCTGCAGATCGCCCGGCAGGACCCCGGTGGTGACCGGCTTCGCGGGATCCGGTTGTACGACGTGGAGTGGGATCCCGATCCCTCCCTCCGCAATCGGGCGAACCCGAGGACCCTTCTCGTGGAATCGTGGGAGTCCGGGGAACATCCGTGAATCTCTGGAGCCGTTG
Protein-coding regions in this window:
- a CDS encoding DUF393 domain-containing protein, with translation MSGPLLLYDGECGLCHGFVRFVLRWERVPRIRFAPLQSAVGREWSGRAGSGLETVLFVEGDALLQRSDAALAVARHLRAPWCWLRFATVLPRGLRNAAYDVVARHRFSWFGKASCALPSPEQRGRFLE